In Pontimonas salivibrio, the sequence CGCCTCAGGGGCAATAATGTCTAACGCAACCTATTTCACTCGTGACCATGTCAACGAGCGCTACATGATGGGTGATTTTGGTAACCCCTCCAGTGGAGTCCTTGTCACCGAATCGAGGACTCCACCGCCGGGCGGTCCCGGCGAAGTAGACGCTCCCAGCGCCCCTCGGTCAGTGTCGGCAGTCGGAGGAGACCAGCAGGCGGTCATCTCCTGGTCAGCGCCTATCACGGGCGCGCCAATCGTCTCTTACACGGTCACGGCCTCGCCCGGGAGTGAAACGTGTGTCACGTCAGGTACGACCTGCACAATCGCCAGCCTCACCAACGGCACCGCGTACACTTTCAGCGTCGTCGCCAGAAACGTTGGCGGAGCCTCTCCTTTCGCAACGTCAAACGGGGTATCACCGCAAACACCTGGTGGCGATGACTCCGAGGAAGAGCCTCAGACGGGAACTTCCAGCTCGAAAACGCCCAGCTCAGGACTCGTGCCACCGACCATCCCCACCACACCACCCAGCGGAGGGAGAACAGCGCCCGATACCGAGACAGTTTCGGTGAGTGTGAAACCCGTCGGCCAACCGGTGCGTCGTCCGGGGAGTGTTTTTGACCCGAACGCTCCTTCTAGAGCCACTGTGGGAGGCCTCCCTACCAGTCTTCGCCAAATACCTCTGGGGCCCGATGGGGTGTCCGTGGTTGCGGGCGCTTTCCAGTTTGGCGTGAGTCTGGATCGTCGTAACGGCGGGGAAATTCGGACCGCAGCATTCTCGGACTCGCTGGAGCTTTTCATGCCGGAAGTACAGCCTGCGGGGGTGTCGGGCAAGGGGTCCTACCCCGGCTCGTTTGTGCAGTTGTGGTTACCCGGTACGGGCTCCGACTCTCGTGAGATTGCGCGTATTCCGGTTCGCTCAGACGGGACCTTTGCCTCTACTGTGAGTTTCCAGGCGGATGCGCTCCAGCAACCGGTGCCTGTTGGTCGCCAGGTGTTGCAAGTGGTGGGCTACGACGAGGACGGTAATCAAACCGTGGTGGACATGACCATCAATATTGGTCAAGGGGCACCCGCTCCTGAACCCAACCGTCAAGTGGGTGAACTTCCGGCACTGGGTGCCGGTCAATCGCTAGCAACCTCGGGAGGCCTGCCACAAGAAGTCTCGGTCACCGGTATTCCTGAGGCAGGAAATGTGGTTGTCGAGGGCCCTGATTGGATGATCAACGTCAACGCTGACCGCGACAACGGTGTGGTGGAAACTGACGAGGGTCAAGTCCTTGTGCGCCTTGACCAGTCGTCGGTGGGGACAACCTCGGGCAGCGGATTCATGGCCGGGACACTCGCCAGCGTGTGGTTGTTTTCTGAGCCGACTCTGATGGCGACCGTCACCGTGGATGACAACGGCGAATTCTCTTCCGAGTTCTTGGTCGATGCCCGGTTGATTGCCCCGGGTGAGCACACCTTGCAGGTGCAAGGTATCGGTAATGACGGGTTGTTGAAAGCCGCGAACCTTGGTGTCCTGGTCGAGCAACCCGTGGTCTTGACCTCAGAGGGTGCAAGCAGTTGGTTGTTTTGGGTTGTGGGCGTGTTGTTGCTCGCGCTACTACTCATACTGTTCTTCTCACTGGCTCGCAGAAGGCGCTCGGAGCGGGCCTAACGGCAGGTCACCTCGACTGTGTCTTGACGCTGTGTAGAGTCCTGAGCCTTACACGCCTGCTTTCTAGGGCCCGAATTGCAGTGAGAAGTGCAACACAGTGCGCGCACGTATCCTGAAAGGGTGGAACTGACCGAGGAAGACAGCGAGTTCGCTGTGGAGGCTGGTCGGCGACTCGAGCAGGCCTTCGCTCTGTGTTGGTTTGCTTCTCAGCTCGCGGGTGAGGCGTCCCAGTAACTACTTTCGACCCTGCTCGGACTTGTGAGACGTTGGATCGCTAAGGCGCGGACTACCTCACGGTATGCGCCTTCACCGTTATCGCACACAGCTGTGTTCGGTGGTGAAGGCCATGAGGCGGGTCCTGAGATGGGCGTGCAATACCCTTTTCTTGTGGAATTCATCATTGAGATGTTGCTGATAATCCATGTGTTGAGTGGGGTAGTGGCTTTGGTGGCGGCCTTCGTTGCCGTTGGGGTGGCAAAAGGTGCGACCTTTCATCGCAGGGTCGGCACCGTGTTTTTTTGGGCGATGCTGGGTGTGGGAATAACCGCGATACCGGTCACTTTTGTTCGCCCCAATCCGTTCTTGTTCTTCATCGCGCTGTTTTCTTTTTACATGGCCTTCGCGGGTTATCGAAGGGGCCGAAGGCTCCATGTGGATGAAGGCATTGACGTCATTGCTGCCTGGTTGATGCTTGTCTTCGGTGTTGTGATGATTGGGTACGGCGTCTTCATGGTGGTCTCGGATGAGCCGCTCGGTTGGGCACTCGCCTCATTCGGAGGGTTAGGGCTTTCGTTTGGATTAGAAGACGTCGTGAAGGCGAGGAGAACGCCTGCACACGCTGAACGGGTGAGCGTCCATCTTTCTCGGATGCTGGGTGGAACCATTGCCACAATCACTGCGGTCCTTGTCCAACAGGTCTCGCCCCTGGTTGACGATCCTCTCGAGCAAGTTGCTCTCTGGCTCGGCCCAACAGTCGTTTTGGTCCCAGTAATTGTTCTGTGGACCTGGCGTATCGCGAAGACAGGTAAATACCGCCTGTTCAGCCCCACTCCTGGGTCGAAAGTCAGTGCCTAAGTCCCGGTCGCTCTCGCCGGAGTGAACTTCCGTCGCTCAATGGCCCACGCTGTCGACTTCCCTCACACTGGTCCCTTCCCGGCGTTTGGCTACCGGACCTGAGATGGCGGCCATAGCGCCGGGTGTGATCGGTGTGGGCCCTGGGGGATTCCGCGGTGGAAAGTTGGCACCGGTCGCCGCATGGTCAGGGTTTATCGTCGGAGCGCAATGCCAGGCCTAGGAGGGGTCTTCAGGTCCGAACCGATCGTCCGTGGCGTCCTCCGCCAGTGCGCGGACACCGGGGTGTCCGCCAATTCTCCTGTCGACCGAAACCTGCGGAGCGCAGTCGATACCAGCCACAGCCCCACATTCGAGGCCGGGTAGGCCGCCTCGATGTTCACACCGATGTAATTTTTGTCTAGTAGGTAAAAGGGGATGCGATTTACTATCAGCGGACTTGTGCTGCTCATTGCGGGTTTGCCGGCATGTGCAGCCGGTTCGGCTGAACCAAGCGATACGGAGTCCTTGGCGCCCGCTGTGTCGCAAGACTCAAGAGAGTCGCCCGACGACACCGCGGATGATTCCCCGTATCAGCTGGTTAACGAGGTCGACTGGTTAGCCGAGGTGGGTTCGCTGGATGAAGTGGTTCAGGCGTTGGAGCCTGCCGGCTTTCGAGAAGACGGAAGTGGTGCCTTTAGAACCCACTGCCTGGAATCACACATCGGCCCCGATGATCCTTTGGTGTGGCCGGGGGACCCGGGAATGTCCCACTTGCACGTTTTTTTTGGTAACCCCGACACCGATGCGTTCACCACTACCACTTCGCTCCAGGAGACACCCTCGACCACGTGTGATGGGGTGTCGCTCAACAAGTCGGGCTATTGGGTTCCCGCGTTGTTTGGCCCTAGTGGCGAGCGGATCCCGTTTATCGACCCACTATTCTACTACAAGACCGGTTACCACGTCCCCGCTGAGCAGATTGAGCCGATGCCAGAGGGGCTCACCATCATCGCCGGTGACATGGCCTCCAGCCAGCCTCAAGACGTGGAGGTTGCGAAGTTTCGATGCTTCAGTTGGGAAGCCCCAGAGCCTCAATTCAGCTCGGGTGACCCGCTGGACCATGTCCCCTATATCCCCGAGTGCGCCGAGGGCGACATTGTCGAGATGCGCCTGGTGTTCCCCCAGTGTTGGGATGGGAAAAACATCACCTCTGTGGACCACAAGAGCCATATGGCGTATCCGATTCCGGCTGACGCTCCCGATGTGGGAACGGGTTACTGCCCGGAGTCCCACCCCGTTGCGCTACCGGAAATCTCCTACAACTTCGGAGTGCGGGTGACCGAAGAAACCGGTCCGTCTACTCAGTGGCGCTTCATCACCGACCCGATTGATGCCAAGCAGGGCGGATATTCCTTCCACGGGGACTGGATGAATGGCTGGGATGAGGACACGATGGAGCAAATCGTCTCGAGCTGCCTCAATGAAAAGCGAGAGTGCATGGTCGGCCTACTGGGTGACGGGACCCGGCTGCAGCCGGTTCCATTGGACGGGGACTGAACCGCTGGAGGGTTTTCGACTTCGGGATACGTGGCGTGCTTAGGCCAGCTCACCACGCTCGGTGGCGCTCGAGGTCATCCTTTAGATCGCCAGCAAAATCTAGGGCGGCCGGGTGAGCTCTGGTGGCCAAGCTCACCACAATGAATAAGAGCGTGCTGATCGTTGCGACAACACCGACGAGGAGCGGGTTAAACACGCTCACACCTTGGACCAGCGCGAGGTAGACGGCCGCCAGAGACCCGCCCACGAGTGAAGACAGTGCACCCCAATGGGTGGAGCGTTTCCAAAAGAAGGCTCCGACAACTGTGGGCACCATGACCATCAAACCGGCGGCCGAGAGTGAAGCGAGTTGGTCGACAATGTCGGTGGAGCGAAGCGCAAAATAGCTCGCAAAAACAATCACGACAACTACGACGACCCGTCCGGCAAGAATTTGGGCTTTGTCGTTGAACGCTTTGCGCGGTGCGAAATCACGCGCAATCAGGGAACCCATGGTCAAGGCAATGGAATCGAGGGTTGAAATTGCCGCGGCCAAGATACCGACAATGACAAATAGGACGATTGGTAACGGGATGATTCCGCTGGTGAGAAGAGACGGCGTGGCCGTGGAGGTGTTTTCCAGCCCTGGGGCCACCTGGAGGGCCGCAAATCCCCAAATAATCGATACCTGAGTGAAAATGAGCCCGAATGCCAGTACCCATAAAATCATGTTTCGCATCGAGCGAAAGTCTTTGACAATAAACAGCCTCTGAGCGACCTGAGGGTTGGAGATGGTGAAAAAGAACCAGGGCAAAGACAGTGCGATAAAAGTCCCAAAGCTCCACAGGTCCGGTCCGGGCACGTCCAGCCATAAGCGGCGGGTGTCGATAGTGGCCTCGAGAAATTCGGGAATCCCACCCAGTCCCGCGATCACAAATCCCAGGGCAATGAGTGCTGAGACCATCATCATCACCGCCTGGGCGGCATCCGTCCAGGCGACGGATCGAAGGCCAGCAAACAGGGTCCACGCGATAGCTAGTGCGGCACCAATGAGCACGGCTTGGAACAGGTCGAAGGAATTATCGGTGACCCCGGAGAGTAGAAGCCCGATGCCCGCCATTTG encodes:
- a CDS encoding DUF1996 domain-containing protein; its protein translation is MRFTISGLVLLIAGLPACAAGSAEPSDTESLAPAVSQDSRESPDDTADDSPYQLVNEVDWLAEVGSLDEVVQALEPAGFREDGSGAFRTHCLESHIGPDDPLVWPGDPGMSHLHVFFGNPDTDAFTTTTSLQETPSTTCDGVSLNKSGYWVPALFGPSGERIPFIDPLFYYKTGYHVPAEQIEPMPEGLTIIAGDMASSQPQDVEVAKFRCFSWEAPEPQFSSGDPLDHVPYIPECAEGDIVEMRLVFPQCWDGKNITSVDHKSHMAYPIPADAPDVGTGYCPESHPVALPEISYNFGVRVTEETGPSTQWRFITDPIDAKQGGYSFHGDWMNGWDEDTMEQIVSSCLNEKRECMVGLLGDGTRLQPVPLDGD
- a CDS encoding sodium:solute symporter family protein produces the protein MIDSWLIWLAIGIFTLFGITLSVVATRANQGTATDYFLAGRATGSVVAGLSYSATTYSAYMLVVLTGLTYRGGIGALGFELIYFAGLSLLVVFAPRYWLASKRWGFVSPAEMFGARYADRRVAKVMALVSIVFLLPYCTTQMAGIGLLLSGVTDNSFDLFQAVLIGAALAIAWTLFAGLRSVAWTDAAQAVMMMVSALIALGFVIAGLGGIPEFLEATIDTRRLWLDVPGPDLWSFGTFIALSLPWFFFTISNPQVAQRLFIVKDFRSMRNMILWVLAFGLIFTQVSIIWGFAALQVAPGLENTSTATPSLLTSGIIPLPIVLFVIVGILAAAISTLDSIALTMGSLIARDFAPRKAFNDKAQILAGRVVVVVVIVFASYFALRSTDIVDQLASLSAAGLMVMVPTVVGAFFWKRSTHWGALSSLVGGSLAAVYLALVQGVSVFNPLLVGVVATISTLLFIVVSLATRAHPAALDFAGDLKDDLERHRAW
- a CDS encoding fibronectin type III domain-containing protein, translating into MRDEAMQKREAAKPSPRTLSRLRGLGLLALAVAMLSHGVPLAHSPQQSFASGTFTVEFDGNNSQHQGGVVTGSVPADVSAAANSELTLPGKGDLARFGFTFEGWQADGAGATYEEGDTYTVTADVTFSAQWGIPEAARLFHLGDEQQLEMPSTAGMRGLTTDGISLFYVTGDQTNAVVSRVGVDGTDQDDLTVTGDDALTVITSVASGNRDLAYSSGHIWVREDGTAESKLYAISVASGVMVEVDLPSGKPFFDGQTWLTGNIIDFPDGRIGAVSRNKQALDSAQSKDGTSPLVCPVGFYCKVLRLYDVVYDSDTPSNPPTLTHSEDILLADDDARIEGTDSTTCWNATTVPSGTNGWPCDDHGIATDGTYLYQSHHSRGYKVWALQSNAPSYVVFNGDGTKILTADEDACGAASGVSGGLCPISGPYASGAIMSNATYFTRDHVNERYMMGDFGNPSSGVLVTESRTPPPGGPGEVDAPSAPRSVSAVGGDQQAVISWSAPITGAPIVSYTVTASPGSETCVTSGTTCTIASLTNGTAYTFSVVARNVGGASPFATSNGVSPQTPGGDDSEEEPQTGTSSSKTPSSGLVPPTIPTTPPSGGRTAPDTETVSVSVKPVGQPVRRPGSVFDPNAPSRATVGGLPTSLRQIPLGPDGVSVVAGAFQFGVSLDRRNGGEIRTAAFSDSLELFMPEVQPAGVSGKGSYPGSFVQLWLPGTGSDSREIARIPVRSDGTFASTVSFQADALQQPVPVGRQVLQVVGYDEDGNQTVVDMTINIGQGAPAPEPNRQVGELPALGAGQSLATSGGLPQEVSVTGIPEAGNVVVEGPDWMINVNADRDNGVVETDEGQVLVRLDQSSVGTTSGSGFMAGTLASVWLFSEPTLMATVTVDDNGEFSSEFLVDARLIAPGEHTLQVQGIGNDGLLKAANLGVLVEQPVVLTSEGASSWLFWVVGVLLLALLLILFFSLARRRRSERA